One genomic window of Globicephala melas chromosome 8, mGloMel1.2, whole genome shotgun sequence includes the following:
- the DAGLA gene encoding diacylglycerol lipase-alpha isoform X2 gives MPGIVVFRRRWSVGSDDLVLPAIFLFLLHTTWFVILSVVLFGLVYNPNEACSLNLVDHGRGYLGILLSCMIAEMAIIWLSMRGGILYTEPRESMQYVLYVRLAILVIEFIYAIVGIVWLTQYYTSCNDLTAKNVTLGMVVCNWVVILSVCITVLCVFDPTGRTFVKLRATKRRQRNLRTYNLRHRLEEGQATSWSRRLKVFLCCTRTKDSQSDAYSEIAYLFAEFFRDLDIVPSDIIAGLVLLRQRQRAKRNAVLDEANNDILAFLSGMPVTRNTKYLDLKNSQEMLRYKEVCYYMLFALAAYGWPMYLMRKPACGLCQLARSCSCCLCPTRPRFAPGVTIEEDNCCGCNAIAIRRHFLDENMTAVDIVYTSCHDAVYETPFYVAVDHDKKKVVISIRGTLSPKDALTDLTGDAERLPVEGHHGTWLGHKGMVLSAEYIKKKLEQEMVLSQAFGRDLGRGTKHYGLIVVGHSLGAGTAAILSFLLRPQYPTLKCFAYSPPGGLLRIGLSQLEGFRRQLLDVLQRSTKPKWRIIVGATKCIPKSELPEELEVTTLASTRLWTHPSDLTIALSASTPLYPPGRIIHVVHNHPAEQCCCCEQEEPTYFAIWGDNKAFNEVIISPAMLHEHLPYVVMEGLNKVLENYNKGKTALLSAAKVMVSPTEVDLTPELIFQQQPLPTGPPVPAGLALELPAADHRNSSVRSKSQSEMSLEGFSEGQLLSPVAAAARQDPVELLLLSTQERLAAELQARRAPLATMESLSDTESLYSFDSRRSSGFRSIRGSPSLHAVLERDEGHLFYIDPAIPEENPSLSSRTELLAADSLSKHSQDTQPLEATLGSGGITPERPPSAAAHDELEEGGGGGAAPRSGELALHDGRLGDSPSPQVLEFAEFIDSLFNLDSKSSSFQDLYCMVVPESPTSDYAEGPKSPSQQEILLRAQFEPNLVPKPPRLFAGSADPSSGISLSPSFPLSSSGELMDLTPTGLSSQECLAVDKIRTSTPTGHGASPAKQDDLVISAR, from the exons ATGCCCGGGATCGTGGTGTTCCGGCGGCGCTGGTCTGTGGGCAGCGATGACCTCGTCCTGCCAgccatcttcctcttcctcctccacaccACCTG GTTTGTGATCCTGTCCGTGGTGCTCTTCGGCCTGGTCTACAACCCGAACGAGGCCTGCTCCCTGAACCTGGTGGACCACGGCCGCGGTTACCTGGGCATTTTGCTGAGCTGCATGATCGCTGAGATGGCCATCATCTGGCTGAGCATGCGCGGCGGCATCCTCTACACGGAGCCCCGCGAATCCATGCAGTACGTGCTCTACGTGCGCCTGG CCATCCTGGTGATCGAGTTCATCTACGCCATCGTGGGCATCGTCTGGCTCACCCAGTACTACACCTCCTGCAATGACCTCACTGCCAAAAACGTCACGCTCG GGATGGTTGTCTGCAACTGGGTGGTCATCCTGAGCGTCTGTATCACCGTCCTCTGCGTCTTCGACCCCACGGGCCGCACCTTCGTCAAGCTGAGGGCCACCAAGAGGAGGCAGCGCAACCTGCGGACCTACAACCTGCG GCACCGCTTAGAAGAGGGTCAGGCCACCAGCTGGTCGCGCCGGCTCAAAGTGTTCCTCTGCTGTACTCGGACGAAGGACTCCCAGTCA GACGCCTACTCGGAAATCGCCTACCTCTTTGCTGAGTTTTTCCGAGACCTGGACATCGTGCCCTCCGACATCATCGCTGGCCTGGTGTTGCTCCGGCAGCGGCAGCGGGCCAAGCGCAACGCCGTGCTGGACGAG GCCAACAATGACATCCTGGCCTTCCTGTCTGGGATGCCGGTGACCAGAAACACCAAGTACCTCGACCTCAAGAACTCG CAAGAGATGCTCCGCTACAAAGAGGTCTGCTACTACATGCTCTTTGCCCTGGCTGCCTACGGGTGGCCCATGTACCTGATGCGGAAGCCGGCCTGTGGCCTCTGCCAGCTGGCCCGGTCCTGCTC GTGCTGCTTGTGTCCCACACGGCCCCGGTTTGCCCCTGGAGTGACCATCGAGGAAGACAACTGCTGCGGCTGCAACGCCATCGCCATCCGGCGCCACTTCCTGGACGAGAACATGACCGCGGTGGACATCGTCTACACCTCCTGCCATGATGCG GTCTATGAAACCCCCTTCTACGTGGCCGTGGACCACGACAAGAAGAAGGTGGTGATCAGTATCCGGGGAACCCTGTCCCCCAAG GACGCCCTGACAGACCTGACCGGTGACGCCGAGCGCCTCCCTGTGGAGGGGCACCATGGCACCTGGCTGGGACACAAG GGAATGGTCCTCTCCGCTGAGTACATCAAAAAGAAGCTGGAGCAGGAGATGGTCCTGTCCCAGGCCTTCGGGCGAGACCTG GGCCGCGGAACCAAACACTACGGCCTGATAGTGGTGGGCCACTCCCTGGGCGCAGGCACCGCTGccatcctctccttcctcctgcgACCCCAGTACCCGACCCTCAAGTGCTTTGCCTACTCCCCGCCAGGGGGCCTGCTGAG GATCGGCCTCTCCCAGCTGGAAGGCTTCCGCAGACAGCTCCTGGACGTCCTGCAGCGAAGCACGAAGCCCAAA TGGCGAATCATTGTAGGGGCCACAAAATGCATCCCCAAGTCGGAGCTGCCCGAGGAGCTGGAGGTGACCACCCTGGCCAGCACGCGGCTCTGGACCCACCCCAGTGACCTGACCATCGCCCTGTCCGCCAGCACCCCTCTCTACCCCCCCGGCCGTATCATCCACGTGGTCCACAACCACCCAGCGGAACAGTGCTG CTGCTGCGAGCAAGAGGAGCCCACGTACTTTGCCATCTGGGGCGACAACAAGGCCTTCAACGAGGTGATCATCTCGCCGGCCATGCTGCATGAGCACCTCCCCTACGTGGTCATGGAGGGGCTCAACAAG GTGCTGGAGAACTACAACAAGGGGAAGACGGCCCTGCTCTCTGCTGCGAAGGTCATGGTGAGCCCCACGGAGGTGGACCTGACTCCGGAGCTCATCTTCCAGCAGCAGCCGCTGCCCACGGGACCACCTGTGCCCGCCGGGCTGGCCCTGGAGCTGCCCGCCGCAGACCACCGAAACAGCAGTGTCAG GAGCAAGTCCCAGTCTGAGATGAGCCTGGAGGGCTTCTCGGAGGGGCAGCTGCTGTCCCCTGTGGCCGCGGCAGCCCGCCAGGACCCAGtggagctgctgctgctgtccACCCAGGAGCGGCTGGCGGCCGAGCTGCAGGCGCGGCGGGCGCCGCTGGCCACCATGGAGAGCCTCTCGGACACGGAGTCGCTGTACAGCTTCGACTCGCGCCGCTCCTCCGGCTTCCGCAGCATCCGCGGCTCGCCCAGCCTCCACGCCGTGCTGGAGCGCGACGAGGGCCACCTCTTCTACATCGACCCCGCCATCCCCGAGGAGAACCCATCCCTGAGCTCGCGCACCGAGCTACTGGCGGCCGACAGCCTGTCTAAGCACTCGCAGGACACGCAGCCCCTGGAGGCCACCCTGGGCAGCGGGGGCATCACCCCCGAGCGGCCCCCCAGCGCAGCCGCCCACGACGAGCTGGAAGAAGGGGGTGGCGGCGGGGCAGCCCCCCGCAGCGGGGAGCTGGCGCTGCACGACGGGCGCCTGGGGGACTCGCCCAGCCCTCAGGTGCTGGAGTTCGCCGAGTTCATCGACAGCCTCTTCAACCTGGACAGCAAGAGCAGCTCTTTCCAGGACCTCTACTGCATGGTGGTGCCCGAGAGCCCCACCAGCGACTACGCCGAGGGCCCAAAGTCCCCCAGCCAGCAAGAGATCCTGCTCCGCGCCCAGTTCGAGCCCAACCTGGTGCCCAAGCCCCCAAGGCTCTTCGCTGGCTCGGCCGACCCTTCCTCGGGCATCTCGTTGTCGCCCTCCTTCCCACTCAGCTCCTCGGGCGAGCTCATGGACCTGACGCCCACGGGCCTCAGCAGCCAGGAGTGTCTGGCAGTGGACAAGATCCGGACTTCCACCCCCACCGGCCACGGGGCCAGCCCCGCCAAGCAGGATGACCTGGTCATCTCGGCACGCTAG
- the DAGLA gene encoding diacylglycerol lipase-alpha isoform X3, protein MVVCNWVVILSVCITVLCVFDPTGRTFVKLRATKRRQRNLRTYNLRHRLEEGQATSWSRRLKVFLCCTRTKDSQSDAYSEIAYLFAEFFRDLDIVPSDIIAGLVLLRQRQRAKRNAVLDEANNDILAFLSGMPVTRNTKYLDLKNSQEMLRYKEVCYYMLFALAAYGWPMYLMRKPACGLCQLARSCSCCLCPTRPRFAPGVTIEEDNCCGCNAIAIRRHFLDENMTAVDIVYTSCHDAVYETPFYVAVDHDKKKVVISIRGTLSPKDALTDLTGDAERLPVEGHHGTWLGHKGMVLSAEYIKKKLEQEMVLSQAFGRDLGRGTKHYGLIVVGHSLGAGTAAILSFLLRPQYPTLKCFAYSPPGGLLSEDAMEYSKEFVTAVVLGKDLVPRIGLSQLEGFRRQLLDVLQRSTKPKWRIIVGATKCIPKSELPEELEVTTLASTRLWTHPSDLTIALSASTPLYPPGRIIHVVHNHPAEQCCCCEQEEPTYFAIWGDNKAFNEVIISPAMLHEHLPYVVMEGLNKVLENYNKGKTALLSAAKVMVSPTEVDLTPELIFQQQPLPTGPPVPAGLALELPAADHRNSSVRSKSQSEMSLEGFSEGQLLSPVAAAARQDPVELLLLSTQERLAAELQARRAPLATMESLSDTESLYSFDSRRSSGFRSIRGSPSLHAVLERDEGHLFYIDPAIPEENPSLSSRTELLAADSLSKHSQDTQPLEATLGSGGITPERPPSAAAHDELEEGGGGGAAPRSGELALHDGRLGDSPSPQVLEFAEFIDSLFNLDSKSSSFQDLYCMVVPESPTSDYAEGPKSPSQQEILLRAQFEPNLVPKPPRLFAGSADPSSGISLSPSFPLSSSGELMDLTPTGLSSQECLAVDKIRTSTPTGHGASPAKQDDLVISAR, encoded by the exons ATGGTTGTCTGCAACTGGGTGGTCATCCTGAGCGTCTGTATCACCGTCCTCTGCGTCTTCGACCCCACGGGCCGCACCTTCGTCAAGCTGAGGGCCACCAAGAGGAGGCAGCGCAACCTGCGGACCTACAACCTGCG GCACCGCTTAGAAGAGGGTCAGGCCACCAGCTGGTCGCGCCGGCTCAAAGTGTTCCTCTGCTGTACTCGGACGAAGGACTCCCAGTCA GACGCCTACTCGGAAATCGCCTACCTCTTTGCTGAGTTTTTCCGAGACCTGGACATCGTGCCCTCCGACATCATCGCTGGCCTGGTGTTGCTCCGGCAGCGGCAGCGGGCCAAGCGCAACGCCGTGCTGGACGAG GCCAACAATGACATCCTGGCCTTCCTGTCTGGGATGCCGGTGACCAGAAACACCAAGTACCTCGACCTCAAGAACTCG CAAGAGATGCTCCGCTACAAAGAGGTCTGCTACTACATGCTCTTTGCCCTGGCTGCCTACGGGTGGCCCATGTACCTGATGCGGAAGCCGGCCTGTGGCCTCTGCCAGCTGGCCCGGTCCTGCTC GTGCTGCTTGTGTCCCACACGGCCCCGGTTTGCCCCTGGAGTGACCATCGAGGAAGACAACTGCTGCGGCTGCAACGCCATCGCCATCCGGCGCCACTTCCTGGACGAGAACATGACCGCGGTGGACATCGTCTACACCTCCTGCCATGATGCG GTCTATGAAACCCCCTTCTACGTGGCCGTGGACCACGACAAGAAGAAGGTGGTGATCAGTATCCGGGGAACCCTGTCCCCCAAG GACGCCCTGACAGACCTGACCGGTGACGCCGAGCGCCTCCCTGTGGAGGGGCACCATGGCACCTGGCTGGGACACAAG GGAATGGTCCTCTCCGCTGAGTACATCAAAAAGAAGCTGGAGCAGGAGATGGTCCTGTCCCAGGCCTTCGGGCGAGACCTG GGCCGCGGAACCAAACACTACGGCCTGATAGTGGTGGGCCACTCCCTGGGCGCAGGCACCGCTGccatcctctccttcctcctgcgACCCCAGTACCCGACCCTCAAGTGCTTTGCCTACTCCCCGCCAGGGGGCCTGCTGAG CGAGGACGCCATGGAGTATTCCAAGGAGTTTGTGACAGCTGTGGTCCTGGGCAAAGACCTTGTCCCCAG GATCGGCCTCTCCCAGCTGGAAGGCTTCCGCAGACAGCTCCTGGACGTCCTGCAGCGAAGCACGAAGCCCAAA TGGCGAATCATTGTAGGGGCCACAAAATGCATCCCCAAGTCGGAGCTGCCCGAGGAGCTGGAGGTGACCACCCTGGCCAGCACGCGGCTCTGGACCCACCCCAGTGACCTGACCATCGCCCTGTCCGCCAGCACCCCTCTCTACCCCCCCGGCCGTATCATCCACGTGGTCCACAACCACCCAGCGGAACAGTGCTG CTGCTGCGAGCAAGAGGAGCCCACGTACTTTGCCATCTGGGGCGACAACAAGGCCTTCAACGAGGTGATCATCTCGCCGGCCATGCTGCATGAGCACCTCCCCTACGTGGTCATGGAGGGGCTCAACAAG GTGCTGGAGAACTACAACAAGGGGAAGACGGCCCTGCTCTCTGCTGCGAAGGTCATGGTGAGCCCCACGGAGGTGGACCTGACTCCGGAGCTCATCTTCCAGCAGCAGCCGCTGCCCACGGGACCACCTGTGCCCGCCGGGCTGGCCCTGGAGCTGCCCGCCGCAGACCACCGAAACAGCAGTGTCAG GAGCAAGTCCCAGTCTGAGATGAGCCTGGAGGGCTTCTCGGAGGGGCAGCTGCTGTCCCCTGTGGCCGCGGCAGCCCGCCAGGACCCAGtggagctgctgctgctgtccACCCAGGAGCGGCTGGCGGCCGAGCTGCAGGCGCGGCGGGCGCCGCTGGCCACCATGGAGAGCCTCTCGGACACGGAGTCGCTGTACAGCTTCGACTCGCGCCGCTCCTCCGGCTTCCGCAGCATCCGCGGCTCGCCCAGCCTCCACGCCGTGCTGGAGCGCGACGAGGGCCACCTCTTCTACATCGACCCCGCCATCCCCGAGGAGAACCCATCCCTGAGCTCGCGCACCGAGCTACTGGCGGCCGACAGCCTGTCTAAGCACTCGCAGGACACGCAGCCCCTGGAGGCCACCCTGGGCAGCGGGGGCATCACCCCCGAGCGGCCCCCCAGCGCAGCCGCCCACGACGAGCTGGAAGAAGGGGGTGGCGGCGGGGCAGCCCCCCGCAGCGGGGAGCTGGCGCTGCACGACGGGCGCCTGGGGGACTCGCCCAGCCCTCAGGTGCTGGAGTTCGCCGAGTTCATCGACAGCCTCTTCAACCTGGACAGCAAGAGCAGCTCTTTCCAGGACCTCTACTGCATGGTGGTGCCCGAGAGCCCCACCAGCGACTACGCCGAGGGCCCAAAGTCCCCCAGCCAGCAAGAGATCCTGCTCCGCGCCCAGTTCGAGCCCAACCTGGTGCCCAAGCCCCCAAGGCTCTTCGCTGGCTCGGCCGACCCTTCCTCGGGCATCTCGTTGTCGCCCTCCTTCCCACTCAGCTCCTCGGGCGAGCTCATGGACCTGACGCCCACGGGCCTCAGCAGCCAGGAGTGTCTGGCAGTGGACAAGATCCGGACTTCCACCCCCACCGGCCACGGGGCCAGCCCCGCCAAGCAGGATGACCTGGTCATCTCGGCACGCTAG
- the DAGLA gene encoding diacylglycerol lipase-alpha isoform X1: MPGIVVFRRRWSVGSDDLVLPAIFLFLLHTTWFVILSVVLFGLVYNPNEACSLNLVDHGRGYLGILLSCMIAEMAIIWLSMRGGILYTEPRESMQYVLYVRLAILVIEFIYAIVGIVWLTQYYTSCNDLTAKNVTLGMVVCNWVVILSVCITVLCVFDPTGRTFVKLRATKRRQRNLRTYNLRHRLEEGQATSWSRRLKVFLCCTRTKDSQSDAYSEIAYLFAEFFRDLDIVPSDIIAGLVLLRQRQRAKRNAVLDEANNDILAFLSGMPVTRNTKYLDLKNSQEMLRYKEVCYYMLFALAAYGWPMYLMRKPACGLCQLARSCSCCLCPTRPRFAPGVTIEEDNCCGCNAIAIRRHFLDENMTAVDIVYTSCHDAVYETPFYVAVDHDKKKVVISIRGTLSPKDALTDLTGDAERLPVEGHHGTWLGHKGMVLSAEYIKKKLEQEMVLSQAFGRDLGRGTKHYGLIVVGHSLGAGTAAILSFLLRPQYPTLKCFAYSPPGGLLSEDAMEYSKEFVTAVVLGKDLVPRIGLSQLEGFRRQLLDVLQRSTKPKWRIIVGATKCIPKSELPEELEVTTLASTRLWTHPSDLTIALSASTPLYPPGRIIHVVHNHPAEQCCCCEQEEPTYFAIWGDNKAFNEVIISPAMLHEHLPYVVMEGLNKVLENYNKGKTALLSAAKVMVSPTEVDLTPELIFQQQPLPTGPPVPAGLALELPAADHRNSSVRSKSQSEMSLEGFSEGQLLSPVAAAARQDPVELLLLSTQERLAAELQARRAPLATMESLSDTESLYSFDSRRSSGFRSIRGSPSLHAVLERDEGHLFYIDPAIPEENPSLSSRTELLAADSLSKHSQDTQPLEATLGSGGITPERPPSAAAHDELEEGGGGGAAPRSGELALHDGRLGDSPSPQVLEFAEFIDSLFNLDSKSSSFQDLYCMVVPESPTSDYAEGPKSPSQQEILLRAQFEPNLVPKPPRLFAGSADPSSGISLSPSFPLSSSGELMDLTPTGLSSQECLAVDKIRTSTPTGHGASPAKQDDLVISAR, from the exons ATGCCCGGGATCGTGGTGTTCCGGCGGCGCTGGTCTGTGGGCAGCGATGACCTCGTCCTGCCAgccatcttcctcttcctcctccacaccACCTG GTTTGTGATCCTGTCCGTGGTGCTCTTCGGCCTGGTCTACAACCCGAACGAGGCCTGCTCCCTGAACCTGGTGGACCACGGCCGCGGTTACCTGGGCATTTTGCTGAGCTGCATGATCGCTGAGATGGCCATCATCTGGCTGAGCATGCGCGGCGGCATCCTCTACACGGAGCCCCGCGAATCCATGCAGTACGTGCTCTACGTGCGCCTGG CCATCCTGGTGATCGAGTTCATCTACGCCATCGTGGGCATCGTCTGGCTCACCCAGTACTACACCTCCTGCAATGACCTCACTGCCAAAAACGTCACGCTCG GGATGGTTGTCTGCAACTGGGTGGTCATCCTGAGCGTCTGTATCACCGTCCTCTGCGTCTTCGACCCCACGGGCCGCACCTTCGTCAAGCTGAGGGCCACCAAGAGGAGGCAGCGCAACCTGCGGACCTACAACCTGCG GCACCGCTTAGAAGAGGGTCAGGCCACCAGCTGGTCGCGCCGGCTCAAAGTGTTCCTCTGCTGTACTCGGACGAAGGACTCCCAGTCA GACGCCTACTCGGAAATCGCCTACCTCTTTGCTGAGTTTTTCCGAGACCTGGACATCGTGCCCTCCGACATCATCGCTGGCCTGGTGTTGCTCCGGCAGCGGCAGCGGGCCAAGCGCAACGCCGTGCTGGACGAG GCCAACAATGACATCCTGGCCTTCCTGTCTGGGATGCCGGTGACCAGAAACACCAAGTACCTCGACCTCAAGAACTCG CAAGAGATGCTCCGCTACAAAGAGGTCTGCTACTACATGCTCTTTGCCCTGGCTGCCTACGGGTGGCCCATGTACCTGATGCGGAAGCCGGCCTGTGGCCTCTGCCAGCTGGCCCGGTCCTGCTC GTGCTGCTTGTGTCCCACACGGCCCCGGTTTGCCCCTGGAGTGACCATCGAGGAAGACAACTGCTGCGGCTGCAACGCCATCGCCATCCGGCGCCACTTCCTGGACGAGAACATGACCGCGGTGGACATCGTCTACACCTCCTGCCATGATGCG GTCTATGAAACCCCCTTCTACGTGGCCGTGGACCACGACAAGAAGAAGGTGGTGATCAGTATCCGGGGAACCCTGTCCCCCAAG GACGCCCTGACAGACCTGACCGGTGACGCCGAGCGCCTCCCTGTGGAGGGGCACCATGGCACCTGGCTGGGACACAAG GGAATGGTCCTCTCCGCTGAGTACATCAAAAAGAAGCTGGAGCAGGAGATGGTCCTGTCCCAGGCCTTCGGGCGAGACCTG GGCCGCGGAACCAAACACTACGGCCTGATAGTGGTGGGCCACTCCCTGGGCGCAGGCACCGCTGccatcctctccttcctcctgcgACCCCAGTACCCGACCCTCAAGTGCTTTGCCTACTCCCCGCCAGGGGGCCTGCTGAG CGAGGACGCCATGGAGTATTCCAAGGAGTTTGTGACAGCTGTGGTCCTGGGCAAAGACCTTGTCCCCAG GATCGGCCTCTCCCAGCTGGAAGGCTTCCGCAGACAGCTCCTGGACGTCCTGCAGCGAAGCACGAAGCCCAAA TGGCGAATCATTGTAGGGGCCACAAAATGCATCCCCAAGTCGGAGCTGCCCGAGGAGCTGGAGGTGACCACCCTGGCCAGCACGCGGCTCTGGACCCACCCCAGTGACCTGACCATCGCCCTGTCCGCCAGCACCCCTCTCTACCCCCCCGGCCGTATCATCCACGTGGTCCACAACCACCCAGCGGAACAGTGCTG CTGCTGCGAGCAAGAGGAGCCCACGTACTTTGCCATCTGGGGCGACAACAAGGCCTTCAACGAGGTGATCATCTCGCCGGCCATGCTGCATGAGCACCTCCCCTACGTGGTCATGGAGGGGCTCAACAAG GTGCTGGAGAACTACAACAAGGGGAAGACGGCCCTGCTCTCTGCTGCGAAGGTCATGGTGAGCCCCACGGAGGTGGACCTGACTCCGGAGCTCATCTTCCAGCAGCAGCCGCTGCCCACGGGACCACCTGTGCCCGCCGGGCTGGCCCTGGAGCTGCCCGCCGCAGACCACCGAAACAGCAGTGTCAG GAGCAAGTCCCAGTCTGAGATGAGCCTGGAGGGCTTCTCGGAGGGGCAGCTGCTGTCCCCTGTGGCCGCGGCAGCCCGCCAGGACCCAGtggagctgctgctgctgtccACCCAGGAGCGGCTGGCGGCCGAGCTGCAGGCGCGGCGGGCGCCGCTGGCCACCATGGAGAGCCTCTCGGACACGGAGTCGCTGTACAGCTTCGACTCGCGCCGCTCCTCCGGCTTCCGCAGCATCCGCGGCTCGCCCAGCCTCCACGCCGTGCTGGAGCGCGACGAGGGCCACCTCTTCTACATCGACCCCGCCATCCCCGAGGAGAACCCATCCCTGAGCTCGCGCACCGAGCTACTGGCGGCCGACAGCCTGTCTAAGCACTCGCAGGACACGCAGCCCCTGGAGGCCACCCTGGGCAGCGGGGGCATCACCCCCGAGCGGCCCCCCAGCGCAGCCGCCCACGACGAGCTGGAAGAAGGGGGTGGCGGCGGGGCAGCCCCCCGCAGCGGGGAGCTGGCGCTGCACGACGGGCGCCTGGGGGACTCGCCCAGCCCTCAGGTGCTGGAGTTCGCCGAGTTCATCGACAGCCTCTTCAACCTGGACAGCAAGAGCAGCTCTTTCCAGGACCTCTACTGCATGGTGGTGCCCGAGAGCCCCACCAGCGACTACGCCGAGGGCCCAAAGTCCCCCAGCCAGCAAGAGATCCTGCTCCGCGCCCAGTTCGAGCCCAACCTGGTGCCCAAGCCCCCAAGGCTCTTCGCTGGCTCGGCCGACCCTTCCTCGGGCATCTCGTTGTCGCCCTCCTTCCCACTCAGCTCCTCGGGCGAGCTCATGGACCTGACGCCCACGGGCCTCAGCAGCCAGGAGTGTCTGGCAGTGGACAAGATCCGGACTTCCACCCCCACCGGCCACGGGGCCAGCCCCGCCAAGCAGGATGACCTGGTCATCTCGGCACGCTAG